The Elusimicrobiota bacterium genome includes a region encoding these proteins:
- the clsA gene encoding Major cardiolipin synthase ClsA, producing MAWVFPIGGAVLYYFFGINRIERKAARLRRAALPRTQIPSLVPSATDHEPSAVFDGFHLNTLRRMGEKITRLPLTRGNRITPLFNGDQAFPAMLSAIDRAEHSVGLSTYIFEFDPVGQQFIESLGRAVKRGVQVRVLIDDVGSGFKWRSIFKEFSRQQIPAETFMPTLVPWRMVYFNLRNHRKILTVDGRLAFTGGMNITSNHLLKLNPKNPAKDVHFQVEGPVVNQIQDTFRLDWHFTSGEDLGGEAWFPSLFEEGLTYARGISDGPDEDFEKTKLVLLGAMAQAKQSIRIVTPYLIPDMALISGLNLAAMSGLRVDVVLPAHSDMAMVNWATEALLWQILQRGVHVWRVPAPFNHAKLMVVDGAWTLFGSSNWDHRSLRLNFEFNVECYGRELAGPLDSYVNQLISTARPITLEMVDGRPLPQKIRDGIARLFSPML from the coding sequence GTGGCTTGGGTGTTCCCCATCGGGGGAGCGGTTCTGTATTATTTCTTCGGAATCAATCGCATTGAACGCAAAGCGGCCCGTTTGAGACGGGCGGCTCTCCCTCGAACTCAAATTCCCAGCCTCGTTCCTTCCGCCACGGATCACGAACCGTCCGCTGTATTTGATGGTTTCCACTTGAACACATTGAGGAGAATGGGAGAGAAAATTACCAGGCTTCCTTTGACTCGAGGCAACCGCATCACACCTCTTTTTAACGGAGATCAAGCCTTTCCAGCCATGCTCTCCGCCATCGATCGCGCGGAGCACTCAGTTGGTTTATCAACCTATATTTTCGAGTTTGATCCGGTGGGCCAGCAATTTATCGAATCCTTGGGACGGGCCGTCAAACGAGGTGTTCAGGTTCGGGTGCTCATTGATGATGTGGGGTCTGGTTTTAAATGGCGGTCGATCTTTAAAGAATTTTCCAGACAACAAATTCCAGCCGAAACCTTCATGCCGACCCTGGTTCCTTGGAGAATGGTTTATTTCAATTTGCGTAATCACCGAAAAATACTCACGGTGGATGGTCGTTTGGCGTTTACCGGAGGAATGAATATCACCTCCAATCACCTGCTCAAACTCAATCCCAAAAACCCTGCAAAAGATGTGCATTTCCAAGTTGAGGGTCCCGTGGTCAATCAAATTCAAGACACATTCCGTCTTGATTGGCATTTTACAAGCGGCGAAGATTTGGGTGGAGAGGCCTGGTTCCCTTCTCTTTTCGAAGAGGGTTTAACTTATGCCCGGGGGATTTCAGACGGTCCCGATGAAGATTTCGAAAAAACCAAATTGGTTCTCTTGGGGGCGATGGCGCAAGCCAAGCAGTCCATTCGTATTGTCACGCCCTATCTGATTCCAGATATGGCCCTCATTTCGGGGCTCAACTTGGCCGCGATGAGCGGACTTCGGGTGGATGTGGTGTTGCCGGCCCATTCTGATATGGCGATGGTGAATTGGGCGACGGAGGCCCTGTTGTGGCAGATTCTTCAGAGAGGCGTTCATGTCTGGCGGGTTCCGGCGCCATTCAATCACGCCAAACTGATGGTGGTCGATGGAGCTTGGACCTTGTTTGGATCCAGCAATTGGGATCATCGCAGTTTAAGGCTCAACTTCGAGTTTAATGTGGAGTGTTATGGCCGGGAATTGGCTGGCCCCTTGGATTCCTATGTCAACCAGCTCATTTCAACCGCGCGGCCTATCACATTGGAGATGGTGGATGGTCGACCCTTGCCTCAAAAGATTCGAGATGGCATCGCTCGGCTTTTCTCGCCGATGCTCTGA
- the dus gene encoding putative tRNA-dihydrouridine synthase, translating into MFQLKSLTLKSPIIQSPMAGCTDLAYRLVARKRGLEFCFLEMISANGFMHESHRTHELMKTVAEDRPLGIQLMGCDPDIMAKAAQRAEAMGFDLLDMNLGCPVRKVTAAGAGAAMLRDPKNTEQVFKKVMSAIKKIPVTIKMRLGYEDDSGEEAVSIAKIAEGEGLSMITVHGRTRAQGYTGKSNWEAIGKVKRAIKIPVLGNGDVSTAEDAKRLQEVSGCDGVMIGRGGLGNPWIYRQIHEQLFEGKNPEPPTREERIQAVLEHLALEVEHVGEQKAVFHMRRIGSWYIAGVTHASSYRAELIRCQTVPQVREVLLKALSTSKEFRVVPSTLTEGQ; encoded by the coding sequence ATGTTTCAGTTAAAATCACTCACTCTCAAATCCCCCATCATTCAATCTCCCATGGCCGGTTGCACCGACTTGGCTTATCGCCTGGTGGCTCGAAAACGGGGCCTCGAATTTTGTTTCCTCGAGATGATTTCCGCCAATGGGTTCATGCATGAAAGTCATCGGACGCACGAGCTCATGAAAACAGTGGCGGAAGACCGGCCCTTGGGAATTCAACTCATGGGCTGTGACCCCGATATCATGGCAAAGGCCGCGCAAAGAGCTGAAGCCATGGGTTTTGATTTGCTGGATATGAATTTGGGTTGTCCTGTCCGCAAGGTAACTGCCGCGGGCGCGGGTGCTGCCATGCTGAGAGATCCCAAAAACACGGAGCAAGTGTTTAAAAAAGTAATGTCGGCCATCAAAAAGATCCCAGTGACCATCAAAATGAGATTGGGATATGAAGATGATTCAGGGGAAGAGGCCGTTTCAATTGCCAAAATCGCTGAGGGTGAGGGACTCTCCATGATTACCGTTCATGGTCGGACCCGGGCCCAAGGGTATACCGGAAAATCGAATTGGGAAGCGATTGGAAAAGTAAAACGAGCAATTAAGATCCCTGTGTTGGGGAATGGAGACGTCTCTACGGCTGAAGACGCCAAGCGGCTTCAAGAGGTGAGCGGTTGTGATGGAGTCATGATTGGAAGAGGAGGGTTGGGGAACCCGTGGATCTATCGGCAAATTCATGAGCAGCTTTTTGAGGGGAAAAATCCTGAGCCGCCCACCCGCGAAGAGCGTATTCAGGCGGTTCTCGAGCATTTGGCCCTTGAAGTGGAACATGTGGGAGAGCAAAAAGCGGTGTTTCATATGCGAAGAATCGGGTCGTGGTATATAGCCGGGGTCACCCATGCCTCCAGCTATCGGGCAGAATTAATCCGCTGTCAGACGGTTCCTCAAGTTCGCGAAGTTCTGCTCAAAGCGCTTTCCACGTCAAAAGAATTTCGTGTGGTTCCTTCCACATTGACTGAGGGACAATGA
- a CDS encoding hypothetical protein (UPF0056 inner membrane protein YhgN) — MELFLLSFIPLFVAIDPIGAIPLFLGSTEGFSTSEKRQLALQAVITAFLVGVLFILTGHHIFSFLGITPSDFKIAGGLLLLIFSIREIYGNSPKLTQGSTRDSFIGIVPLGIPLIAGPAMITTLLILHDLHSEGAILLALVANLLITLGLFVYSDKIIRLTGEAFGKVVAKVVAIFLAAIAIMMIRKGFESFLMR; from the coding sequence ATGGAACTGTTCCTGCTCTCTTTTATTCCGCTCTTTGTGGCCATTGACCCCATCGGGGCCATTCCGCTCTTTTTGGGTTCCACTGAAGGTTTCTCCACGTCTGAAAAACGACAACTGGCGCTTCAAGCGGTTATAACAGCCTTTTTGGTAGGGGTTTTGTTTATTTTGACAGGCCACCATATATTTTCATTTTTGGGGATCACCCCGTCCGACTTTAAAATCGCAGGGGGGTTGCTGCTTCTTATCTTCTCCATTCGAGAAATCTATGGAAATTCCCCCAAACTCACCCAGGGTTCCACCCGCGATTCGTTTATCGGCATTGTTCCCTTGGGGATTCCCTTGATCGCAGGCCCCGCCATGATCACCACACTCCTTATTTTGCATGACTTGCACAGCGAAGGGGCCATTCTTTTGGCATTGGTCGCCAATTTGCTGATCACGTTGGGGCTTTTTGTTTATTCCGACAAAATCATCCGGCTCACCGGTGAAGCGTTTGGAAAAGTCGTGGCCAAGGTGGTGGCTATTTTCTTAGCGGCCATTGCGATCATGATGATTCGCAAAGGGTTTGAAAGTTTTCTGATGAGATGA